Genomic DNA from Mus musculus strain C57BL/6J chromosome 11, GRCm38.p6 C57BL/6J:
GGTAAAGATTCCACATCTTGCCACTGTCGAGTCTCTGTATCATAGCAAGTAATTACAGCCTTCAGTCCATCCTCAGTGTCCCGGTCCACGGGCGTGCGGGCAGCAATGTACACAAACCGGTCCTCAATGGCTAATGCTTTGACATCTCGCAGAATCTTTGGTGCTGACTCTAAGTTGTGCCATTTATCAAGCTCGGGATTGTAAACAGTCACGTCTTTAAAGCCAGGGCTAAAATTGCCGTGTCCTCCAATGCTATACAGCTTCCCTTTGACTTCTGTTAGCCCAAAAGAGTGCTTTCTGGTCATCAGACTACAAACATGTTCCCATGTATTCAGGTTTGGGTTGTATCTTTCCACAGTTTTAGCAAACCCTGGTTCCATGGAGCCAGCAACATACACGTAGGACTCTGTAATTGCGACGGCATGTCCATCAAGGTGGTTATGAATGTGGGGCAGATTGACCCACCTATCCTCATCAACAAAATATCCCACACATTCACTTAAGTAGTCTCCTCCTTCCGACACTCCTCCGATAACCATGATTACGTCCATGTTTTGTCCATAGCGAGGTAACAGTGAGACTTGTGAAGTGGGCTGCTGCAATGTGCCAGACTGTATATTCTCTGCTCTGAGCGCATGCCTCTCCACTGCTTCTGCCACCAGCTTGACACAAACTTCATTATTGGCCACTAGCCGCTCTGGTTTGACATGCCGTGTAAGGTAGGTGGGTTTCATCTGGGACAATCTGAGCAATTTAAAAAGCTCTTcaaagtatctctctctctcttctgcattTCTCTGAACCCACTTCaaaactgtttcaaaaagaaCCTCTTCAGAATCCACAGTGATTTCCAAGTCCGAAAGCCAGTCCCGAATGAGATGGAAAGGTAAAGTGTAAAATTCCTCATCCTGAATGACTTTATAGAAATTTCTCCGTATCATATCTGCAGCTTTCAGAGCAAGCTGGCTCAGGGTATACATGTGGGCTAAGCTATGAATGGCCACACAATTCGAGAGATGAAGTTTTTTCTTGAGAAATTCTCCACAGAATTCTTTTAAACGAATTAATAAGAATCTAGAatcaagaaaaaagagaaaagattgattttggaatatatatgttatatagttGTATGTGTACCTGAATTATACAAATTAAAATGGTAGGATTAATCTTATAAACACAAGCCTGGAAAAAGACTACCCTCCCTCTGCAAATTAGCAAACAGTATGCGGGAAAGTATTTTTAGGAGGGAGGGTTTGAAATAGGTCTCTCTatgcagatggctcagtgggtaaaggcacttgccagaAAAAGCCTAGAGATTTTACATCCCTAGGACCCATGTTGAGGTGGAAGAGAAACTCATGTCACAAAATTCTCCTCTTACCTCCAGATGTGCACTGTGGTACCCTATATATCATAGACACACAGTAATACATTTACAGGCATGCGCCTCTCATGCTaatactcaggagactgagacagcagAATCACAGGGTAAGGGCCTACCTGggaaacttagtgagacccttTTCAAAATTTTAGAAAATGAGAAAAGGGAGCTGGAAGGATAGCTTAGTGGTAGTTCTAAtgatcttttttatgtttttaagacagggtctcactaactctggctgtcatggaacacagatccatctttctttctctgcctcctgagtgctggaattaaaaacatgtgccactatgcctggattCTACTGTctatatatgggtattttgtctgcaactatgtctgtgtaccacatacatggctggtacccttggaagccagaagatggtatttgaggacttgagtttggttcctagcacccatattgaGTTTCTCACAATTGCCTAACTTCAGGTGGGAAGAGTCAAACAACCTCTTCTGACATTCTTGTACATCTGCACTCAGATGACTATactctcacacagatatacagacatgTACAACAAGGACAAACGCCAATCCAAATGCCATTTCTGACATCCTTTCTAATCCCTTTGCAGCCATTGgaaccttttatttatttgcctttttttttttttttttttgagacaggtcaggcatgcactaccactcccagttttgtgtttttcttgagaaagggtcttggTGAAGAAGCTTTATCTAGTAAGACCATACAGTCTAAACTAGAGGCAGGCAGGAACTAACTTCCTAGAGACTCTGCTTGGTCAGATATCAGAAAGAACAGAAGCCTAGGAGAAGTTCTTGTCTCTTCCATCTTTTTAGGCAACCACAGGAAATATAGGATCTTTTCAGGGGTTTTGCCCAAGGCTGGCTATCATTAAAACAAGACAAGATAAACTCAAATATCTGAagccaagaaacaaaacagacacacaacaaaatgtgtatgcaggtgtcttagttagggttttattgctatgaagagacaccatgatcaaggcaactcttataaaagacaagatttaactggggcttggcttataggctcagaggttcaatccattattaaTGGTAGATGCAGGCAGACAttgtgctggaaaaggagctgggagttctatatCTTATTTGGAAggtagccaggagaagactggctcccaggcagctaggaggagggtctcaaagcgaACCCTCAGtgagacacttcctccaacaaggccatacttcctaatagtgccactccctggggtcAAGTGGTTTGATGTTACTAATAGAACATTGCCCACCCACCTAAATTtatttaagttaaaataaaacataacaggGTATTTATCCAAATCATAAATTTGGTAGTACTTAGCTCAAGGGTGGTCAATTTGAGACCATGGTTATAAAAGAGAAAGACCCTTTAATTGAGAAGAACCTTAAACAATCTAAGAATGTCATCATGATGACATCATTTCCATCATTCATCATGACAGGCCCATTTCCATTCAATAATGGTTTATTATGGTTACTGTGCTTAATAACTACTTAACTATAAATACAGATAAATTAAGATAACCTCTCTTAACCCTCTTGAAGAAACATTGCAACCTTAGAgatgaaaacaaagacaaagagagtGGTAAGTGAAGGTTCTAGGCTCTAGAGTCTATAGTACCCCAGACAAGTCTGGGTGCCAGGGCCACCTGATTCCCAGGCTGCCTCTACAGCCTATGTTTAGCAGATAATTCTGAAGCAGATTTCCTTAAGACAGGTTTTGGGAAACATTACTCTATAAAAACAATAGCTCCCACACACTAGGCATTGTTGTATGAGAAGCACTGTGCTGagcatataatatttatatttatttattatgataatGGGGacttgtggttgtttgaatatggttggccaCTGTAAAGCAGCACTGTtatgaggtatggccttgttggaggaagagtgtcactatggaggtgggctctgaggGCCTGTGCTCAGATTTCGACTAGGGTCAAAGAGGCCTCCTCCTGGCTGTTTGTAGATGCCAgacttctgtttgccttcaaataaagatgcagaactctcagctccttctcaagtaccatgtctgcctgcatgctgcagtgattcctgctatgatgataatgactgaacctgtgaacctgtaagccagaacctgtaagccagtcccaattaaatgtttgccttggtcatggtgtctcttcataacaacagaaaccctaagacaggattCAACTCAAGCCTCACACATGGTAGGTTGGTGCTCTACTGTACAAcccctctctcccaccttctcttTTTTATGGCAGGATCTAATaagttgcccaggttggcctctaacctgtgatccttctgcctcagtctctcaggtAGCTGGGATTAGAATGCTGAGCCAAGAGACTCTGCTTACCCTATTATTTCTAATCCAAGTGCCATGTAGACCTAGATCAGAGATGTATATGTAGACAGAGACAAATGATCCTGCCTCAGAGATCACTAAAATAAGTTCAATCATTACAGGGCACTTAGAATGGTGCCTGTAGGGCCCAGagtgagagggagaagggaagctgGGGTAGGAGTGTGGGAATGGTGCCTGTGAAAGATGGAGAAAATTttgattgatatatatatatatatatataaaatactatatttttgagacaggctccctctgtgtagccctagctggccttgaactctctgcctgtctctccttccctggCACCCAGACTTGTCTGGGGTACTATAGACTCTAGAGCCTAGAACCTTCACTTACCActctctttgctttgtttttatctcTATGTGTAATGAGTAAAGATTAAAAGCATGTTCTACTACGTCAGCaaagttaggtttttgttttggtttgatttggtggtttttgtttttttggtttttttttgagacagggtttctctgtgtagccccggctgtcctggaactcactctgtagaccaggctggcctcgaactcagaaatctgcctgcctctgcctcccaagtgttgggattaaaggcatgcaccaccactgtacAACACAGTTAGCTTTAAGTAAATTGCCTGAAGTAGTCTCTCCTTTCCTTACTCCTCAAAAAGGACtaactctgaaaaaagaaaaaaaaaatcacaggcaaACACAACTTGACAATAGCtcttcttttcagtttcattCTCCCAGTCTTATACCCATTCCATCCAATCCTGAGGATCCAGTCTGGTACTCTGAGAAAAGAAGCAATCCTGTGGGTAGGGGTTTTACCTTTCCACCAATTTGTCTACAGTAAAGTAAGAAAATACACTATATTTTCTTTCCCATTCCACTCATGGTTTTGAGACAGTCAAGACtccatgtagtcttggctggcctggaacttaagaCCTCCTGCTGCTGTCTCATAAATGGTATGATTAAAGGCAAGAGCCACCACAGCCCAGAGTCAATCCTTAGCATTCATGAGAAAGGGTCTCTGGACTTTTTAGTCCAGACTGACCTAGATCTCCTGCCAAGTGCTGGACACAGGTGTGCATCATTCAGTCTCTTACTATAATATGTAGTCTGATCTACCTTGATTTAAAAACCtcctgtgtccattcctctgctcTTATAGTATCAGTTTCTCCTCTTCCACAATCACTTTCTTCGGCACAAAAACATGTTCCACCTCTCCTATTTTAGAGTTAACTAAGTAGGCACTCTACCTCAAATCCAATCCTTTTTCATGGAAACATTTAACTCAATGATGTCATCACCAACC
This window encodes:
- the Klhl11 gene encoding kelch-like protein 11 precursor, which codes for MAAAVAAAAAAAAAAASFQVLEMESMETAVAGSASLAAEVRGSGTVDFVTGAGISTLVDTGGSDPGPEAEDFECSTHCSELSWRQNEQRRQGLFCDITLCFGGAGGREFRAHRSVLAAATEYFTPLLSGQFSESRSGRVEMRKWSSEPGPEPDTVEAVIEYMYTGRIRVSTGSVHEVLELADRFLLIRLKEFCGEFLKKKLHLSNCVAIHSLAHMYTLSQLALKAADMIRRNFYKVIQDEEFYTLPFHLIRDWLSDLEITVDSEEVLFETVLKWVQRNAEERERYFEELFKLLRLSQMKPTYLTRHVKPERLVANNEVCVKLVAEAVERHALRAENIQSGTLQQPTSQVSLLPRYGQNMDVIMVIGGVSEGGDYLSECVGYFVDEDRWVNLPHIHNHLDGHAVAITESYVYVAGSMEPGFAKTVERYNPNLNTWEHVCSLMTRKHSFGLTEVKGKLYSIGGHGNFSPGFKDVTVYNPELDKWHNLESAPKILRDVKALAIEDRFVYIAARTPVDRDTEDGLKAVITCYDTETRQWQDVESLPLIDNYCFFQMSVVNSNFYQTASCCPKSYSLENEEAVRKIAGQVSDEILESLPPEVLSIEGAAICYYRDDVFIIGGWKNSDDIDKQYRKEAYRYCAERKRWMLLPPMPQPRCRATACHVRIPYRYLHGTQRYPMPQNLMWQKDRIRQMQEIHRHALNMRRVPSSQIEC